AGTCATCTTTGAGATCATTGCCACTGAGCGTGGCTTTGTGCACGATCTCGAATACCTGCGCGACTTTTGGATTCAGCCGCTGAGCACGCAGCACATTATCAACCGTGgacagcgcgccgcattTGTCAAGACGCTCTTTTTTAATATCCTGGACATCCTCGCTGTGAATCACCGCGTGAGCGAACTGCTGACCCGTCGGCAGAAGCAGCGCCCGGTGATCGAGTGCATTGGTGATATCTACCTGGATATGGTCGGCGAGTTTGAGCCGTTTGTGCAGTACGGTGCGAACCAGATGTACGCGCGGCACAAGCTCGAGACGGAGAAGTCGACGAATCCCTTCTTTGCTCTCTTTGTCGAGGATaccgagcgcaaggccgagtcacgcaagctcgagctgAACGGATACCTGACGAAGCCCACGACGCGTCTGGCGCGCTACCCGCTGCTGTTTGAGCAGATGCTTAAGTATACCAACGACGAGAATCCGGACAAGACGCTACTTCCGCTCGTCATTCAAAAGATCAAGGCATTGCTCTCACGTGTTAACCACGAGACGGGTCGCAGCGAGAACCGCATGCAGCTAACGCAGCTCAGCCAGCAGCTCTTTTTCAAGCCGGGAGAGACAGTGGATTTGCGCCTGGGCGACGATGAGCGTGAGCTGGTGTTTAAAGGCACGCTCAAGAAGCGCAGCGGGACGCAAAGCGACAATGCGGACATCCACTTGTATCTCTTTGACCATGCGCTGCTTATGGTCAAGCACAAGATCGTGCACAAGAATGATCTGCTCAAGGTCTACCGTAAGCCGAtcccgctcgagctgctccaaGTCACGGTATACGAGGACGTGCCCACCGGCAAAGGCAATGCGACGCGCACCAAGTCGGTCATGTCGCGCTCTTCGATCGGCAAGCGGACGAGCATCGGGCCATCGCCGGGCCAGCCAACGTCCAAGCAGGACGCCAAAACGGGCTACGCAATCACCTTTACGTGCCTCGGCAAGAAAGGCTACTCGCTCACGCTGTGGGCGAGCACGGTGGTTAGCCGCGAAAAGTGGTTCGAGCAcatcgaggcgcggcaagaggtgctgcgcaaccgCAGCACTGTCTTTGATATTGTCCCGCTGTCGACCATGGTCGACATTCCGAGCAATCGCATCACCTGTGCCGTGCCATTCGACTTTGGCCGCCAGATCATCTACGGCAAAGACGATGGTGTGTACCTCTCGGACCTGCGTGCAGGTGCCCAGCCTCCGGTCAAGGTCCTGCCGCTGATTGGCGTGAcgcaggtcgacgtgctcgaaGAGCACCAGATCCTGATTGTGCTTGCCGAGCAGTCCGTATACACTTTCACACTGGATGCGCTAGACTCGGCAGACCCCGTCGGCTCGTTGaagcgcgggcgccgcatcTCGTCGCACACCACCTTTTTCCGTGCCGGTGTCTGCATGGGCCGTACGCTGGTGTGTGTCGTCAAGTCGGGCCCGCTCTCTTCGACGATCAAGACCCTGGAGCCGATCGAGCAGAATGTGCGCTTTAAGAAGCAGCCGACTTTCCGCAAGCTCCTGCAAGGTGGCCAGGACACGCTTCGTGTGTTCAAGGAGTTCTACATCCCTACCGAGTCGAGCTCGATTCACTTTTTGAAGTCGAAGCTGTGCGTTGGCACGACCAAAGGCTTCGAAATCGTGGACCTCGAGACACTCGACACGCagggcctgctcgacccCGCCGACACTTCGCTCGACTttgtgcagcgccgcgagaaTGTAAAGCCGGTCGCGATTTACCGCATCGACGGTGAGTTCTTGCTGTGCTACAACGAATTTGCGTTCTATGTCAACAAGAATGGCTGGCGCTCCAAGGGCAACTGGATCATCAACTGGGAGGGCAACCCCACTTCCTTTGCGCTCCACCACCCCTATGTGCTGGCATTCGAGCCCAACTttgtcgaggtgcgccacgtcgacaccggcgcgctgcaccaggTGATTACCGGTCACAATCTGCATTGCATCTTTGCTGACTCGATCAACGCATCGCTTGGCTCGAACCGCAGTGCAGCGCGGTCGCAGGTGGGCAAGGTGGTCTTCCCTGGGCGCCACGCTTCCATGGCGCCCTTTGCCGCGCCGGGCTTGCCGTACAGTCCCACGCCCGTCGAGGCCTTTGGGCCTGCCAGCCCGACTTCGTCTGTCCCGCCGCAATTTGGCCGCGGCTCGGTTTCTGGCTCGCCCGTGCCCAACTCGCCATACACTCAAGGCTTCGTGTCCCCACCGCCGAtggccggcgtgccgggcaTGCCCCGCCCCTCGATTCCCGCTTATGGCATCCAGTCGCCGACTTCGGGTGCCTCTTCGCCCAAGCCGCAAAATCCTGTGCTTGAGTCGGTGATTGCTAGTCGCAACCACATTGTATTTGTCGGAGACTCTTCTGTATACTCCGTCCGCCTCCATAATGCGATTCCCCCAGCTCCGTAGCACGAGCAGCATGCCTCCACATATCGGGCCCGATCAAGTCACGAGTCTTCCGGCAAAACTCGGAATTGCCCGGTCAGCTACGCAACCCTAATCGTTGACTTCCTTGGGGCTGCGTCGGTATGACGGCAAGCAGGAAGCGGGCTATGAGCGATGCCCATAGCCCAGTTTCAGAACAGCGTGACGAGCGTACAGGTGCGCAAGAATCGCTCCCCGCGGGAGCGCCGTGCACCGCCAATCCACAACGCGACGCAGAGGGACATTTGAAAGCGCCACTGGGTCACGCAGCCCCCTATTCACACAAGCTCCCGCATGGCCGCAGTACAGCCGAGACTAAGGCGCATCAGCGCCGACCGGTGATGGACACGGACGAGTtggctgcgctcgaggctcCTATTCTTCCTCCGACACCGAGCAGCGTGACGCGGCGCCCTCCTCATCGTacagcgcagcgcgcgcccaTCTCGAACTCACGCTGGGCTTCGGTCTTGCTAGAGCTGGGCGCAACAGCGAGTGGACTGAGCTTGGCCGTGAGTTACGAAAGCCGGCGGAGTCTCAAGTATTGCATTTCCTGGCTGCAGTACGCGATTGCGCATACAGAGCACCACATTGCTGTGCTCCGGGCGCTTATTGAAAGTATGCGCCAGAACCCCGACACGGTGGTTGGAccggtcgcgcagcagcttgTGCAAATCCAGACGGATATCACCAACATCATTCGCTCGGTGATCACCGTGGCCAGTCGATACGcgagcgatgcgctgccGGATTACGCGTGCAAGCTGGTACGCCAGTTTATTTTGAGCCTGCCAGAATGCTGGTCCAATAAGCTGGCTTCTCTGCATCTCTCTGAAGCCGATTTGCGCGCCACTCCTACGGACAGTGAGAAGGGCGTTATTCCGGCCTATCTGCCTACTGCGCGATGCGAGCAGGCTGCTACAAAAATCCTGACCTTGGCCGTCGAATCGCTCGACATTATCCGCAACGTTGCCCAGGTGATTGGCGACGTCGTTGACCGCGCCGATAGCTGGGCGGAGCGACTTAGGTTGGTCCAGTTCGAGGAAACCGATACCATTGAAGAGGACGAAGAACCGCTGTCCTTTGACAGAATACCCGAGGAAAAAGACGCGTACCCGGATCCCCCTGAGGAAGAGATTAGTGGAGCGGAGGCCACGGACAAAGCTGTGTCCACACAGGATACGGCGATGCCAGACGAGGGACTTGAACACGAACACCAGTACAAGCGATCGCGGCACTCCGAGCATTTCTGATCTATTTGCGATTATGTAACTTGAGCACCATGAATGTACCTTAGACACCACCCATACAACAATTGTACCCTACACCACTGTGCAGCGCTCCACAGCTTTGGGCGCCCGATCGATCACGTGGCGCCAAAGATTTTTTACGAGGCATTGTCCACTTCCCTCGCTGCACCATGGGACGTCGTCAGAAGAACAAGCAGGCCCCGCCTCAGCCGTTTGCTGAACCCAAACAAAGGCAGGAGAAGAGGGGTGTGAAGCAGCAAAAGCCAGGTGCAAAGCCAGCCAGTGCACCGGCTCCGGCCGCGAAGCCGGTGGCTCGCCaggcgcccaaggcgccggTGAAGGAGACGCGTGGCGGCAAAAAGGCTGCGAAGCCCGTCCCGGCTCCTGTTGAGGAGTTTGACGACGATGCCGAGTGGGACGATGAAGATATTGAcgaggacgtcgacgagttCGATGTTGAGAacgacgagagcgaggagggcgaggaAGACAAacaggtcgacgagcaggatGAGGACGAGCAGGACCACGAAGGCCACGACCACGAAGAGAACTTCTCTGCGGACAATGTCCTTAGCCAGCTTGGCCTGCCCAAGGATGGCAAGAAGCTTACCGAGCGTCAAAAGAAGAAGCTGCGTGCGGAGGcggagcgtctcgagctccttcTCAAGAGCTCTGGTTACTCTCTTGACGATGAGGAACAGCAAGACGAGGAGGGTGATGAAGATGAGGAAGAAGAGGCCTTTGATGAGGAGGAGGATGAAGAGGAAGGCCTCGAGGAAGGCGAGGATGATGAGGAGGGccacgaggaggacgaggacgtcgacgagaCCCTCGACGACCTTCCCGAGGATGAgttcgacgacgacgaagtCGAGCTTGacggcgaggagcttgacgacgacgacgaagacgacgacgacgacgacgatgaagagctcgacgacgaggcgcttcctcccggcgccgacggcagTTTCCTCCTGCCGACGGTCGAGGAAGAAGAGCAAGAAGAGCGTGCGCCTCTGGACCTCCAGCTCGTGCAGATGCGCATCCGCGAGGTAGCCAACATCCTAGGCGACCTTGCGAgcctcggcgagcccgGTCGTTCGCGTGCCGACTACCTCGAGCGTTTCTCCAAGGACGTCCAGACCTACTATGGCTACAATGAGTTCTTGACCAACATGTTCCTCGAGCTCTTCTCGCCCGATGAGGCGATTGAGTTCTTCGAGGCGAACGAGGTCCCTCGTCCTGTCACGATCCGTGCCAACACGCTccgtacgcgccgccgtgaTCTTGCGCAGAAGCTGATCAACCGTGGCGTGAGTCTGGAGCCTGTTGGTGCCTGGAGCAAGGTCGGTCTCCAGGTCTTTGAGAGCTCCGTGCCGATTGGCGCAACGCCCGAGTACCTTGTCGGTGACTACATGCTCCAGGCCGTCTCGTCGTTCCTGCCGTGCATTGCacttgcgccgcagcccggcgagcgtgtgctGGATATGGCCAGTGCGCCCGGTGGCAAGGTGACCTACCTCTCTGCACTCATGCAAAATACCGGCTGCGTCTTTGCGAATGACAGCAACAAGGCGCGTATCAAGAGTCTTACGGCCAACGTCCACCGCATGGGCTGCCGCAACGTGGTGGTGTGCAACTACGACGGACGCCAGTTCCCCAAGGTGATGGGCGGCTTTGACCGTGTTATGCTCGactcgccgtgctcgggTACGGGTGTCATCAGCAAGGACCCCAGTGTGAAGACAAACAAGTCAAAGCGCGACTTTATCCTTCTTTCGCAGCTCCAGAAGCAGCTCATCCTCTGTGCTATTGACAGTGTGAGCCCCAAGTCGGAGACGGGCGGCTATGTCGTGTACAGCACCTGCTCGGTGACGATCGAAGAGAACGAGGAGGTGGTCGAAtacgcgctgcgcaagcgtcCCAACGTGCGCATCGTTCCGACCGGCATCGACTTTGGCCGCGACGGCTTCAAGACCTTCCGTGGCAAGAAGTTTGACGAAAAGATGCCGCTGTGCCGCCGCATCTTCCCCCACGCCCACAACCTCGACGGCTTCTTCGTCTGCAAGCTCAAGATCGAGCTGCCCAACAAGggcgccaagcgccgccagGAGGCCGAGGAAGCCGAGATCGATGCGGAAGCCGAGCGCTTCATggagcccgcgccgcccgtcaAGCAGCCCCGCAAGACCAAGGCCCAGGCCCAGGCccaggcgcccgaggccgaagACGCGTCGCCCTTCGATGCcaacgaggacgaggagattatgaagcgctcgcgcgagcgcatggccAAGAGGCGGCGGACATAGATCGTCACAGTGTAGGGGTATGTAGACTATTACCACGCTGTATCAAAGCGCTGAATCACACGACTCGCATCCTCGGCATCCTTCTGCGCACGCTTCCGCTTGAAAAAGATAGGGCAGTCCTGGTTCGAGCAGAGGACGTCCTGTGAGAGCGAGCCCTGGCACCGCTGACAGCAGGTCCACAGACGGCTAAACTCGACTTCCATCGACGACGCACGCATGAGTTTCTCAAAGTACAGCTCGGCTTCGCGCGGCTTGCAGTTCTTGCACACCGCCGCGTTCTGGTCCttgagcggcgtgcggcagcCAAGGCACTGCACCGTCTTGACGGCAAATTTCATCAGTGCACCGACGTTTGAGGTGGCCACTTGCAGCACACGCGTGTGTTCGCCGGCCAACAGCGAGTTTGCGCGCGAACCCATGATCGGCTCAAAGATGCGCATCAAGGGCTTCGACAGCTGGTTGTCGAGGTAGTAGCGTGTATCGATTGGGATGTTGTGCTCGAGTGCGTAGAGAGGGTCCTCGGACTTTTCGTAAGCGGCACTGCCTTTGCTGCCTTTGACAATCACGTACGCGACACGGTcaccgagcgccggcgccgagccggcatcgcgcttgcgcaTACGCTCCGCAAGTTCGACATGTGCCTGTTTGGCTGCATAGTCCGTTTTGGCCAGCGCCTTAGAAATGACAAGCATCGACATGTCGACCTTGTTCTGCAAGAGGTCCGCAATGACTTGCTTCGCGTAATGTTCTGCACcctgcacgtcgcggtcgaTGAGCATTTTCTTTAGGCACGTCTCAATCACCGTGCGCACAAGGCGGCAGTTGTCACGGCGCACCGTCTCGATACCCTTGGTATCCATCTTGTCGTACTTGTCGGGTTGCGTCCAGTACAGGCCGGCGTAGCGCTTCTTGTTGATCAAAAGGTACGGGAAATAGACCTTTTCGAACTCGAGCCGGATCGGCTTCACAAAGACCTGCGAcaca
This is a stretch of genomic DNA from Malassezia japonica chromosome 3, complete sequence. It encodes these proteins:
- the ROM2 gene encoding RHO1 GDP-GTP exchange protein 2 (EggNog:ENOG503NU13; COG:T); protein product: MGLMAIQDTPPSIPKSVVMQQGHFMDSVFPGIGTSGSPAPSMTDSSRGGSSSSMGIQATSSTASLVSQPGHTDGRLTIPANAEPSADWNFDFGAPDDSAAPTTELGDDTRSLNGGEFASLPVRVRPSSDPKMQALSSAARTNYAANGTGFDTPVALSQLRDTGAGMDAVLRSNASSPTAVPPDATSIISRKSSRASLAPIIVPSGQSNLNSATSPVARRSRTVANPALLSEVARAFVQSINTAEQTKDGLSYSDAFDGRHAVDRLAAIIRTSDRNLALLLGRALDAQKLFHDVTYDHRLRDSAKELYQFRWQHGQGGHFLGDGSDATLVDSQVLSSRSSMRSVTSRRDSSHSAMNANLAPMSKLAPDDEHDMDTTMTTEMGDSRVFDDERFMSGAPKRAPGVPTGVFTLLTPCYSPTCSRNTPCYSIACPRHLDPQARVHMVPQPVVDAGEVQESAVDISSQLWAESVPKEVYESVPERERKRQEVIFEIIATERGFVHDLEYLRDFWIQPLSTQHIINRGQRAAFVKTLFFNILDILAVNHRVSELLTRRQKQRPVIECIGDIYLDMVGEFEPFVQYGANQMYARHKLETEKSTNPFFALFVEDTERKAESRKLELNGYLTKPTTRLARYPLLFEQMLKYTNDENPDKTLLPLVIQKIKALLSRVNHETGRSENRMQLTQLSQQLFFKPGETVDLRLGDDERELVFKGTLKKRSGTQSDNADIHLYLFDHALLMVKHKIVHKNDLLKVYRKPIPLELLQVTVYEDVPTGKGNATRTKSVMSRSSIGKRTSIGPSPGQPTSKQDAKTGYAITFTCLGKKGYSLTLWASTVVSREKWFEHIEARQEVLRNRSTVFDIVPLSTMVDIPSNRITCAVPFDFGRQIIYGKDDGVYLSDLRAGAQPPVKVLPLIGVTQVDVLEEHQILIVLAEQSVYTFTLDALDSADPVGSLKRGRRISSHTTFFRAGVCMGRTLVCVVKSGPLSSTIKTLEPIEQNVRFKKQPTFRKLLQGGQDTLRVFKEFYIPTESSSIHFLKSKLCVGTTKGFEIVDLETLDTQGLLDPADTSLDFVQRRENVKPVAIYRIDGEFLLCYNEFAFYVNKNGWRSKGNWIINWEGNPTSFALHHPYVLAFEPNFVEVRHVDTGALHQVITGHNLHCIFADSINASLGSNRSAARSQVGKVVFPGRHASMAPFAAPGLPYSPTPVEAFGPASPTSSVPPQFGRGSVSGSPVPNSPYTQGFVSPPPMAGVPGMPRPSIPAYGIQSPTSGASSPKPQNPVLESVIASRNHIVFVGDSSVYSTKAHQRRPVMDTDELAALEAPILPPTPSSVTRRPPHRTAQRAPISNSRWASVLLELGATASGLSLAVSYESRRSLKYCISWLQYAIAHTEHHIAVLRALIESMRQNPDTVVGPVAQQLVQIQTDITNIIRSVITVASRYASDALPDYACKLVRQFILSLPECWSNKLASLHLSEADLRATPTDSEKGVIPAYLPTARCEQAATKILTLAVESLDIIRNVAQVIGDVVDRADSWAERLRLVQFEETDTIEEDEEPLSFDRIPEEKDAYPDPPEEEITSAPAPAAKPVARQAPKAPVKETRGGKKAAKPVPAPVEEFDDDAEWDDEDIDEDVDEFDVENDESEEGEEDKQVDEQDEDEQDHEGHDHEENFSADNVLSQLGLPKDGKKLTERQKKKLRAEAERLELLLKSSGYSLDDEEQQDEEGDEDEEEEAFDEEEDEEEGLEEGEDDEEGHEEDEDVDETLDDLPEDEFDDDEVELDGEELDDDDEDDDDDDDEELDDEALPPGADGSFLLPTVEEEEQEERAPLDLQLVQMRIREVANILGDLASLGEPGRSRADYLERFSKDVQTYYGYNEFLTNMFLELFSPDEAIEFFEANEVPRPVTIRANTLRTRRRDLAQKLINRGVSLEPVGAWSKVGLQVFESSVPIGATPEYLVGDYMLQAVSSFLPCIALAPQPGERVLDMASAPGGKVTYLSALMQNTGCVFANDSNKARIKSLTANVHRMGCRNVVVCNYDGRQFPKVMGGFDRVMLDSPCSGTGVISKDPSVKTNKSKRDFILLSQLQKQLILCAIDSVSPKSETGGYVVYSTCSVTIEENEEVVEYALRKRPNVRIVPTGIDFGRDGFKTFRGKKFDEKMPLCRRIFPHAHNLDGFFVCKLKIELPNKGAKRRQEAEEAEIDAEAERFMEPAPPVKQPRKTKAQAQAQAPEAEDASPFDANEDEEIMKRSRERMAKRRRT